Sequence from the Triplophysa rosa linkage group LG22, Trosa_1v2, whole genome shotgun sequence genome:
AGCCTGAGGAGATATACAGCAATAAAAAAAAGGTTATTCTCCCATCACATCCCATTTACATAACAGTTATACCAAAACTTTAGCGAAGCAGCGGAATCTGTATGTTTTTATGGCAGCATCTCATACTATGCACTTCTATCAAAGcaaaaatttgtaaaaatgtgaaagaaCATGACATATAGCCCCAGGTTTGAACATCTTTGGAGGTGCCACGTCTGTTGATGTGTCCTATCGCTTGATGTGCGAGACAAAAAACTGATGAATgtacatagtttttattttaaaatctgcTGACAATGAAGAGATTATGCTCACCACCACGGGAGTGGGTGACACCTTTGTTTGCATCAGGCTTGTGGTCAGTGTGATAGCTGTAGTACTATAATTACTGTGTTTCCTTATCTGTGCTTGGGTAATCGCACTGTGTAAACACATCCTGATAGCAGGAGTTATGCATGAGCACAGGTGCTCTGTGTCTTACGGGTCCCCGCTGATGTTCCCTTGTGATTTCCCCGTCCTCCCAGCAGCCGGGAGGAGAGCACCTTGAGTTAATGAGAAATAAAAGCCTCTGTTAATGCTTATCAGAGCACGCAGAAGACCTGTCCAACCATAAACAGCCCCCTCAGGCTACACCGTCCATTTGTCTGGGCCATGggtgaaaacaaaacacatttcacaaatttgtgtgtgtgtaactgttGAAGCAAAACTAATAGTGTGTTTAGTTGCATTGGTCGCCAAAAAAAGGAGATCGTATATTACAGCTTTTAATTGTCGTAaagcaaaatatgaataaattaattatttaaataacgAGTATTTTCTCATTTCTCATTTTGAGTTTGTACCGCTTCTACTGGCACATTTTTCATTGCGAGATTCCAACAACAAATACACGTTATTCAATATTCGCACAAAGTTTTTTCTTCAAAGCTTTGATGTTATCATTACATCACGTTTCTTCAGCTTTATACGCATAAATAATTCAGAAGTCTGGTTTTGATTGTGCAAATGCATTGCGTGAGTGGTTTCGTGATAATGTGCTGGTTTGGTTTGGTGCACTTATCTGACAATTAAGACACTCTGTGGTGGGTGTTGGAAATTTCGCGGAAATGTGCGGTGAGATTTAATGCGAGGGTGTGTTGGTGAGATGGAACTGATCTGGAGTCAGCGTCAGAGTTGAGTGGAGAGAGCGGTGTTACTAAGCCAGCAGGCAAAAAGCCAGTCGCACGCTGCCAATACACACTTTAAAGTGACAGGCGCAAACCAAATACACTCTTGCATGATGTGGAACTAATGCATCTTGCAAACAATGTGTACATGTAAAGTTGTGTCAGTATCTAAACTGACACAACTACACAGAACTAGTGCATATTACAAAAATAGATGAATCTGACAAAACATTTAAGCcataaaatcattatattttacataaagaAATAGAATAGCTTTTTAGGGCAAATTAGTTTTTTTACACTGCAATATGATTTtgacataaaaacatttctcGTCAGAATCTTTCATACTGCAACGAAcctgtttactttgttttttatttccattattgattaattatattttatatccaagtgtaatgtattttgttatataacTGTATCTATATAAACTGGATTAATTATAtatcaattaaaataaaaacaattattatataatatttacatatacataatatattaaattattacgAATATAgtaatatcaaaatatataagtatatataatatacaagtatactatattataatacatatataatatgaaaaattaaaataaaaacaatgtaatacaatataaaaaactaGTACAAGGAACACTACCAGTATATaagaaaatgtacaataaaaaataatacaattgtttctgtgtgttgcaAGTACAAATTAGGGGGAAATCTGCTTAATTTCTATGTCACAAAGCAAAACAACCTTAATGGCCTTGCTTCGTTtactaaacaaaaatgtaattttctaATAATTCAAATAATGTCATTTGATTTTGTGGTGAAATAGAGACTCGATCATAAACAGGCTGCCTTGATTTAATACACAAGGTTGGAAACCACAATGACCACTAGTGTGACTGTGAGTGATTTCAGACAATATTCAGCCAACTAAGAGGACACGTGGGAATTCCCATGCAAACTAAACAgcatttctgtctctctttcactctGGCTAAAGACCTGCTCCAGTATGATTGACAGACATGGTGCCAACTGTGATACTCCAGACGGACAGCCTGAAGAAAAAAGTAATGGACCCGGCCGAACTGCCCATTTGGAACACGATAGCTCATATCTGTTGCGCACCTCAAACCGTCTTACCATAGGTTGACAAGCGCAATTAGGCCACTTTGTCAAGAACCcactgaataaaataaacatggtgCATCACTTGATAACAGGGCTCGAGCCCTTCTGATCCATGCTTTATTGACGAGTATGGCACTCGTTTTGCCTAAAATGAACTCTGTCTTAAAATGGAAAGCAGAGAATTTTAAAGAATGGTCGTCATGGCCATTTTGTGTGGCTGAAGGGCGGAGGATGGGTTGCTGTAATGAAATCCCACAAAACTGAATTATCTCCAAGCGTTAAAAGCTACATGCTCCATTTGAGTTAAAAGAACGAGTGAATGCAGAGTGCTGTCATTTGAACTACAGTAACCTCAGAGGGAACAGAAACATGTGACCACCTCGCCTGTCGAAACCCACCCCCTGCGGGAGTCGCCGGCTTGAGCTTTGTCACCAAATTATTTTACTCCACCTGCCCTGCTGTTTATAGAGCTTACCTGTCATGCATTTGTCTGCCAGAATGCGCCTGTAAAGTTATTTCACCGTGCCTTAGCAGAAATCTGTATCTGCGCAGGAACAACAACTCACAGCTGAAATTGTTCTCCAAAAATAGCGCACAGGGAGCAGTTTTTGGAGAGACAACAAATATTGCAATGGGGTGGAAAAAGATGCCAACAGCATGCTACCCACACGCAGATTGCAGGATGCGGTAACATTAGAGTCTGCAGACAGGTGTCATTCACAATACTGATGGAATTAAGGGGCCTATTCTTCATTAGTTCTAACTAAAttcattaatatatattaaattattttaaattgaacacaaacaattttggttttgatttaaataaatatccaaTAGATATTAAAACTGTGTCCTGATTGTAATTGTTAATGGTGGTAAAAAACACTAATGGATTAGTACTGGTTAGCAAGCAGTGAGCATGCATTGGGAACCTGTAAACAGGGTTATGGATTAGGAAGCTGTTTTCCTGAATAAAAGGAGTGGTCACAACAGATGCTAAGCATATTGTTGGTGCTCTGTGAAATCACCATTAAAGGAACTAATACAGATTAGGAAATCAGACGCTAATGATGTGTTTGTGATGGAGTTTCCATCAGTTCAACAATTTTTGTCATCAGGTCAGAAGTAGATGTTTTACAAGTGCCTTATTGGAGGGCTCTTAAAACCAAGAACTGGATTATTTTTCCTGTCTGCTGCCTTTTACGTCACACACCAGAAAGATGTTTTTGAAGTGACATCATCACCAATGAACATCATTTTCCTGCAACACCAGATGGAACAATCACCTGCTATTGGCTCAGGTATACCCAAAACCAAGCGTCCAAGTTCTCACCAGCTAAGCAACTGCCATTCAGATAAATAGGAAATCTAACGGTTAGCTCTCTCCATATATTATACACCTCCTTAGCATTGTTTGGAATGTTTACCATTGCAAAATACAAACTCTTTTAAAAACGAAGTAGACATCATGCAGTTTCTATTGCACATTATGCAGTAGGCTACAATCTATTCCTAACATAATGGGTCCCTAGGGTTTACCTCATGTGGTTCGGCTTCCGACACCATTGATTTGTCACATTTGACaacatttagcatttacatttaatatttagaatattatatttaaaaaattgtagATACATTAGATTTCAGTTGTAAACTTATATGAATTTAATTTcggtttcatttatttaaagtggcatttgaatattttaaaggTTTGTCTGAGCAACATCTGATCCGTTTTTAGAACCATATATTTATTCAATTTAGGTGTTCCATAAAGCAGTTTGAAAATCTGCACAGATTCCTCACATCAGCGTCATTCCTTAAAGAATGTTCACTGTGCaacattctctttctctccatctctctctcacacacacacacacacacacacacacacacacacacacacacacacacagactgagGGAAGTCATAGGAAGTGGGCGAGGTTTGCACACCTCTGGGATGGTACTGGATCACATTTGTAGTGTAGGCGTCTTGAAGGGAGATACAGAATAACCGGGCGTCAAAAATGCATCCCAACAGAACATGGACCGGCTTTCCTCGATGGCTGAAACTCATTCACGAAGCGAAGTGACTCCAAACTGTCAAGGGAATCTGACTGCGTTGCATTCACGTCCGGTTTAGCCAATTAAACTTGCTCCTTTCGGAACGACAGATTATTCTTGCGTTGTTTATAAAATGGAAAGCAACAGAACGGGACGAGTCGGCTTTTTAGCGCACACTTTAAAGAGGTTTCATCTGACCGtggtgtttttatgtttgtgtgttttatcagCTCATTCTTATGAATGTCCGGatggttgtgtgtgtgaagaCAGTTCTGTGATCTGCGTGGGCATTGGGGAGATCAAACTGCCCTTAGAGGTGTCCAGTAGGACGCAAAATTTAACTTTACAAGGATACACTCTCGCAAACTTAACCGAGAGAGCGTTTTCACCAAACGGGACAAATATGGAGCTGCGCGCGCTCTCGTTGCGGCGCAACAACATACATGTGATCGAAAGTTGCGCTTTCTGTGGACTCCACGGACTTCAGACCCTAGACCTGAGCCTCAACTATTTAACAATCTTGTCTCCCGAGGCTTTTCTCGGCTTGGGAGATCTGCTTAATCTTTTCCTTAACAATACGCTAATGGCTTCGGGCGCCGCGCAGTTACCGAGCGCGCTTTCCACGCACAGTTTGCGCAAACTTTATAGGCTGGAACTGGCGGGGAACGGTTTGAAAACAGTGCCTCTTCATGGATTTGGCAACCTCGATTTAACTACATTAGTACTGGCGAATAATACTCTCGAGACTCTGGATAAAACCAATATATCAAACTTTGAAGCGTTCAAGAAAATACGCGTTTACTTATCGACGAACCCTTTCAGGTGCGAGTGTGAACACAAGGAGTTCTATAGATGGTTAAAGAACAGCTCGCAGTGCGCGGACGCGAGCGGCGTGTTCTGCGCGCACCCCGATGAAAAGAAGGGGTCTCTGGTGGAGAAGATGGTTTGCAAGAGCAGCGACCTGGATGCCGTTTCCTACGTGTTCCTCGGTATTGTGTTGGCCCTCATCGGAGTTGTGTTCCTCATGGTGTTGTACTTGAACAGACGAGGCATCAAGAAGTGGCTCAATAACATCAGAGAGGCGTGCCGGGATCAGATGGAGGTGTATCATTACAGATATGAACAGGACTCCGATCCAAGGCTAGCAAACGTTGCCGTTTAAGCGGAACTTGGTGACTTGATCATCTCCTTGAACTATTGGATAGTTGGATCTCATTACCTGGCAGTTTTAGCCAACGCTGGCTCTTTTTTTCCAATTAAAATAGTTGTAAATATGAGtgtaaaacaatacaatttttGCGCTTTAATTTTTGTGCTTTAACGCTTTAATTTTTTGCATAAACAACTTTCCCTAATAATAGGAAcaaaaaaaatggttcttcaatggcaccgctgtaaagaaccttttaagaacctttatttttaagagtgtaatacTCCAAAGTGGACATTAATGTGTTCGTTTAAATACACAGGTTGATGTTCAGCTCAAAATGTAGATGTAGAAGTGAATACAGGGTGGGTGGATATGCATGTGACCACAATTTTTCTATAAGTCCATATAAATGGTATGCAGTGCCAAGTCCAGTTAAATCTTGATCTGGAATAAGACACAGTGTGATTCTGCATTGAGAGTCCAATTTTGGCAATGTTTGATTCTAGGCCTTCATGACGTTGTTTATTTCTAGAGAtttgaaaatgtacaaattCTGACTTGCATAAACTCTTTGCATATTTACACCTATAGTGATGCTGCCCGTTATCTTGTAATGTAATTATATCATAGAGCAGTGACACAACAGTGAAGGAATGACTTGCATCCTCAATAAAGCTGAATATTTTTTCTTGCTTATTTAGTCTTTTTGTCATTCTGCTTATTTCCGTTTTTAGACTCAAACTTAGGCTGCAAGTCTTTGACCAAAGGCAAAACAACAAGACTGAGATGAATTCTTCCTGAGGTGAGCTTATTCTCTCCATAATGTGAGTACATAGACATGTATACATGCATTTTGATGGCATTGAAACGCTAAGCGGTTTCTTAAAGgcgtcatatgacacggctaaaacaaatattatcgtttgttttagatgtaaggcaatgtgtatacaggatttaaggttcaaaaacgctgtattttccacatgccgtgcatgtttgtatctcctctttgacccgcctctctgaaacgcacagattttttacaaagctcatggctctgaaaagcgaggtgtgctatgattggccagttaaccagtgcgtagtgattggtcgaatactgcaagcgtgtgacagaaatgtaacgcctcttaccatatttggaagatcaggttccaaagcaattgtactgacaggtacgcccaccttacttgcgtatacatttgggcagtcttagtcaaatcataccacgagctgatgtagatttgtagggggtgtggttacacgaggcgtttcaggcaggtctgggtgagcattcgcttttagatagaatacatcttttgtttccgatgctttaatttttgcaattttacgtgtctaacacatgcatgggcaacttataacacaccaaaggcacagaaaaacacgtattcgcgccatatgacccctttaaagtgaatGGAATAGGCTACCATTAAACTCGATCCTTTATGTGAGCAATCTCGATCCTTCTCTTTAAATAACCCAGTATCTCTCCACAATACTGATGATAGTTCGAGACAATTTGCTTCTAATAAAAGAACAGATGCATGACTGAAGACAAATCTGTGACATAATTATAGCAGAGCTGGGATTAATCTCATCAGGACCGTGACTATAACAGGGCAAGCTAATGTCCTATAAATCTCAGGTTTCACCCCTG
This genomic interval carries:
- the waif2 gene encoding wnt-activated inhibitory factor 2, whose amino-acid sequence is MESNRTGRVGFLAHTLKRFHLTVVFLCLCVLSAHSYECPDGCVCEDSSVICVGIGEIKLPLEVSSRTQNLTLQGYTLANLTERAFSPNGTNMELRALSLRRNNIHVIESCAFCGLHGLQTLDLSLNYLTILSPEAFLGLGDLLNLFLNNTLMASGAAQLPSALSTHSLRKLYRLELAGNGLKTVPLHGFGNLDLTTLVLANNTLETLDKTNISNFEAFKKIRVYLSTNPFRCECEHKEFYRWLKNSSQCADASGVFCAHPDEKKGSLVEKMVCKSSDLDAVSYVFLGIVLALIGVVFLMVLYLNRRGIKKWLNNIREACRDQMEVYHYRYEQDSDPRLANVAV